The stretch of DNA GCTCGTTTAATTTTCGAGCCGAGTCTAGCTTTGCGAGCTCGAGCCATGCTCGGGCCGAGCTCACGAGCCCGAGCTTTTTGTCCACCCCTAATGCCATGGCCCCgcaattttaaataaatattaaatttgttaGCTTGACCTTTAAggtaataataaattagtagctaGTCTAGATATTTAATTGATAGAGTCGCTTATTAGAGTATTtcaacattttctaaattagcATTGTTAAAAATAGATTGTAGTGAGGTATAGAGAAGAGAACAATCTAATTACTGTAGATAAAAGGAGGATCCACATTGGTTTGTACAGTTCTAAATGATTGTTTGCATGGTCAAGAAAACAGTTACATATTCCAATTCTGAAAATGAAAAGGCAATACCTATTGAAGGGTGATTTTAGGCCACACATAAGGGCTATAACTTGTATAGGCTTCTCAGCCGTGTTTCCATGAATCTgggataaaagaaatattggcCATCCATTTTCAGTTAAATGGAACACATGGAGTTGAGAAACcatcataaaatcaaatgcAAGTGTTACTAAGCCATATACCTCAACAATAACATGTTGATATGTTCATTGGAAAAAGCAATGGACCAGGAAAAATAGGGCAAAGCTCAAATTCTAAAAGCAGTCATGTTGCCTGGGGAGGATGCACTCTAACCTTGGCCATTGCTGCCATCGACTTTATGGGATTCACTCTCCCAAAATTTGTTGTCATGAACATTTTATTCGATCATTTCAAAGGGAGCATCACACCTAATCTGATTTTTTCCCTTTGTTTTACCCAACCGACAGAATAACATTGTCGCAAATTAGTGACATGCTAAGAAGTAAACTTCTTTATAAACTCTCTTcaagtacttaaaaaaaaggaaaatgggAATCAATGGACGAGGTactgaaaacaacaaaatgcTATATCATAGGCAATGCTAACtacttcaaaagaaatttagcTTAAATCTTCCAAAACTAAATTGTAGACAACTCGTCGGGGAATAAATCAAGCTGGATTCGATCTATCTTCCTCATCTCCTGTCTTCTGTTTCTCATCTCCAATTGTTCTCTGTTCGTTGTCACGAGGCCCAGCAGCAAGGCTGCCGCGTCCACGCCCTCTCATCACTCATAACTATCCAATTAGATCGTATACTCGGGCGCATAACAACTTGGTATCAAAGCCAATGGCACACGATCCACCTTCCCATGAGCAGCCCGTGCTCGAGCTAATCGATGCGCTTGCAAAATTACAAGACACCATGGCTGACGTGCTGGCAAAATTTTGCACCTTGCTTCCAAAAGCGATCTCGCCGATCTCAGCCGCACGTTCGCAGTGGCCACCTCCCGCATCACGGCGTTGGAGCAGCGTCAATACGACTCGTCTCGGCAATAAAGGAATCCTGGTATCAGAGCAAATGGTCCAAGACAAGTCGTTAGCCAACAAATCCGTTGCGCCGGACGCTGAGGATGCCTTGGCGAAGTTGTTAGCAACCATGGTAGAAGTTCTCAACGGCATCTCTTTGCTTGCTTCAAAGAACGACTTGGTAGATCTTAGCTGAGCAGTAGCAGTCACTTCATCTCGCATCATTTCATTGGAGCAATTGCAAGGAGGACCGTCGTCATCACCAACCCACCTGCCCAGATTGGGCGGTGAGGGGCTGATGTCAACACCACCTTGACAACCTTCTATGATTGGATCGGTCGGAGTGCAGGAAAACAGCAGGGGTACAATCGTGCTTTGCTTCTACAAATTGGAGTTTCCCAAATACGACGACAAGGAAAACTCGCTGAATTGGTTCAATCACTGTGAATAATTCTTTCGCGGGATGGGGATCGGCTGTGATTAGGCACATACCATCTCACCGGAGGCTCAAAAGTGGTACTTCCATTACGAGCAACATAAGGGACCACCAGATTGGACTCTGTTCAAAGAATTGTGTCAAGCACAATTTGGTCCCCCAAATCCATTGCAATTCTTTGGGTGAGCTAAAGCAAACATCTACGGTGGCGACATATCAAACTCGTTTCCTAGCTTTGTCTAGTCGGACGATGGAGGCCCTCACTGTTTTACAGCAGATACAACTCTTCACTGTCGGCCTACGGGATGACATCGTCGTTGATGTCGAGCTCGACCGACCGGAGGATCTACAGGAGGCTATGAGCCTTGCTCATGCTTACGAATGCAAGGCAACCCGCCTCGCCACAACCGCCTCCCGACCGACGTTCCGGAGCATGAGCCGCGGGGATTTTACTGCCACACCAAGCCGTCTGACACCATCTTTTGGCACTGAATCCATCTCGGATGCAAATATCCGCTAGTTCCGTCGGTTGTCTCCATCCAAGCTTGCCGACCGACGTCGTCAACACCTTTGTTACAATTGCGATTAGAAATTTGTTTGTAGACATAAGTGTGCGCGGCTTTTCTACATCGAATATGATGACTCAACACCGGAGGAGGATGACATCAACGCAGAGGACATCTCAGATGAACCGCGCGTGACCCTTAATGCGTTGTCTGGAGTGGGCGACGTAGACACCATGCATTTGCTGGTGAACCTAGCAGGCAGTAATGTTGTGGCTCTCATCGATTCGAGATCAACACGTAATTTCATCCACACCGAGTTAGCCCATCTGCTCAGTCTCCAGCTCCTACCAGTTCGGTCGGACTTGCGCATGGTGGTGACCAACGGGGATCGCTTGGTTAGCCTCGCCTGTTGCAACAACCTCGTTTTGCAGATTGATGTAGAATAGTTCACGATCGATTGCTTCGCACCTTGGGGCCTACCTTGTGGGACTTCAACCGAATGAGGATGGCGATTTGGCGCAGTACACGGGAGGTCACCCTGCATGGCCTGGCGGACTGCTGTTCATCGCACTTTGCTGCCATCAATTTCGGCAATATCATGGGCCGCCTTCTCGAGGAATTTGAGGATATCTTCACCGAACCACGAGGCCTCCCCTCAGCACGGCCAATTGATCATCCCATATGTCTCAAGCCAGATGCCAGTCTAGTAGCAGTTCGCCCATGCCACTATCCCCAATTGCCAAAAGATGAGCTAGAACAACAGTGCCCTGCCATGCTCAAGCAAGGAATTATTCGACCCAACACGTCGTCATTTTCATCATCGGTCCTAGTCGTCTGCAAACATGATGGCTCTTGGTGGTTTTGTGTCGATTATCATGCACTTAACACTGCTACCGTCAAGGATAAATTTACTATACCCATCATCGACGAACTGCTCGACGAACTTCTTGGTGCCaagtttttctcaaaattgGATTTGTGCTCCGGTATAACCAAGTCCTCATGCTCCCTCCGTACATCTACAAGACAACATTCATTACACAGCAAGgtcattttgaatttttggtgATGCCTTTTGGTCTTACTAATAATGCACCAGCAACATTCCATGCTCTCATGAATGAAGTTCTCTCACCATTTCTTCGTCGCTTCGTGCTTGTCTTCTTTGACGACATCCTGATCTATAGCAGCACAGCCAACATCGCATGCCCCTgtacgacgcgacggaggcgAGCTAGGTGAAGAGCCCCATCGATGAGGTCGCGAAGAGCGGCGCTCTTGAATAGGGATGCACACGCGGTCTGCTGGTGCGGCGTCGGGGCGGTAGTGTCGTACGTGGTGTCGACGAACTCACCGTAGCTCTTCCTTAAACTCTCCCTGCCCCCTCCCAAGTAATGACGGCAAGCAGCTACGTCGCTGGAaccctcgacggcggcggcgccgtgacTCCAGAAAGAGCTGGCGTTGTCCCTACACCGTCCTCGAAGAAACGTGACGGcaatggcatggatctaattttgtaaaattgcaTTGGCACATGATCGATATCACGAatagtaatggtatttttctaatacaGCGAATTTGCAGTGGCACTGATCAAATTAACCCAAATACAAATCAGCAATAATCTGGTGCAGATATCCTACTTTGCCCCACTTGCTCCACCGCCCACGAGTGGTACTTCCACTATGAGCAACATAAGGGACCACTAGATTGGACTCTGTTCAAAGAATTGTGTCAAGCACAATTCGATCCCCCAATCTATCCCAATTCTTTGGGCGAGCTAAAGCAATTGTCGCAAAACTCTACGGTGGCAGCATATCAAACTCGTTTCTTGGCTTTGGCCAGTCGGACATGTTGTGTCAGCGGCGGGTATCGCTATGGACGGGCAGAAGATGCGCGCCATCAGGGAATGTCCAACACCACGGTCGGTCCGTGCCGTTCGCGGCTTCTTGGGCCTCGAACTAGTATTTGAAACCGGAAttagtatttgttttgttccGTAGCAAGTTTTTCTTTCGCAAACCCCATTTGATTAACCGATATGGTGCGTTTGATTGGTAGGCCGTTTTTAGATGAGTAAAAACATTAAACTATTAGCATGTTCATGTGCTGTATGGAAATCATTTTGGTTCACTCAACTTATGGGACCAAGATATTATTATAATGAAACTTCAGTTCATTATACGGTTATACCTATCTTAATGCAACAAGATGACAGATCAGTTATAATGTGTTATGTACGTAGTTTCCCCAATTACAACGCATTTACATTTATGAATTATTCTTGGTTTGCACTAGTATATAGTCTGAACAATAACAGTTCTTTTTTACTGTAGATTatcattgtttctttttggtcATCCACTTTATTTTAACTGTTTGTTTCTTTGGTAGGTGTGAAGGTCAGTTTGGAAGATGTTCTATGTATCTTCTGTAAGGAGCTGCTGTTGGAACCTTGTGTGTTGAACTGTGGCCATGGTGAGCTCAAATTTATGACAAAATAATATGGATACCTATATTTTGTTGAAAACTGacattattattttatgaACAGTTTACTGCTTGACATGCCTACCATATGTTGATGAGAAGGAAATTAAATGTCAAGCTTGTGGAGCTCCCCATCCTGCAAAGCTTACAGTGTGCTGGAACCTTGATTACTTTTTGAAGCATTACTTCTTCGAAGAATACAATTTAAGGCAGCAAAGAGTTTCATATTCAGGTATATATGTTacattttgcaaaataatttgtacACCATACCATCATTGCTGCAATGTCTCTTGTTGTGATTAGGAGTTCCAGAGAAGAAAACAGGCCCAAGCAAAGTGCAATCTTCAAGGCTGAAACATACCCACGTGGGGGTGGGCTGTGATGATTGTGGggtatttttctttgaacTCTAAACTTAGCTATGGCTGGCTAGATATACACCAGCCGTTAAATTCAGCTTGTTGTCTATCTCAGCAGCCTGTTTGAATTGATAtatctgtttgtttgttttgtaggTCTTCCCAATCCAAGGGAGAAGATATAGCTGCACGGAGTGTGAGGCGCCTGGTTTTGATCTGTGTGATAAATGCTTTCAGAAGGGGACTAGTACTGTGGGACGGTTTTATCAGAATCATACAGCTGAGCACACAATGCAGCTGGATGATTCATTCCTGTTCCCCAAGCTACTGAGTTACCTGGATGAAAAGAGGAGAGGCGAACAACATCAAGATggcagcgaggaggaggatgttgTGTGGGTGCATGAAGATGAGGTGGGGGTGGTGTGGGATGACGAGTGACTTTGGTGTGCAAGTTAACTCTCTCTGGCAAATGATGATGTTTAAACTTCATGCTACATGATATACatttgaaaagaaaacttGAGGAGTCTGATTCTGTCTGTGATCTTTTtgaatgaatggatggattaattttttttttcaaagtctTAGATTGTGCATCGAGGGAAAAAACTATCTAgctactatatttttctgttCTGGGCAAGGGTGGGCGAGAGTTATATTGGATGAGGTCATAGTTCACGACCGACGCGCGGTGTTGGTATAGCGTGACGGTGGCAGGTGCGGTGGGAGATGGCGGGATTGCCGTTGCGGTGTATACAGCTTcctgggcccacatgtcggtTGAATCTGGGCCCAGCCCACCGTCCGTCTTCTTCGGCCTTCGTACTTCGTTGGCCCATCACCTTTCAAGCCAACCCTCCTTGTGCACTCTAAGAAATATCCACATACATGGGATTGTTTAAATGTGGTTAAACTTTCTAGTCACatatcatatcggatgtttagatacttattataaatattaaacgtagactaattataaaactaattaaagaaATAAGAACTAATCCgcgtgataaattttttaagcctaaaaTCCATAATTATTTAAgcctaaattttttaaagctaatcatgaattaattaggctcaatagatttatctcgcgaattagtgcaagattatagatgagttttattaatagtttatgtttaatatttataataagtgtctaaacatctgatgtgaatCTCCAAGAGCtacacaaatttttttctccaagagctagacaaatttttttctcaaaaaatctGGTGTTTTGGCAAGTCTTCAAATATTATGACAAAGAAAATTATACTCGGTCTCCAatagttttgtatattttagttggcaaaactaaaattggacccataatttgtattttcaaTCTGAAAATTGAAAGTCTTGTCCACGCACATTCGTGTTCGACCCCACCACCTGCCGCCTCGTCCTGCCCTCCCTGCGCCATGCCTCCTGCCGTCGCCACACTCGCCGTGGAGTGACGACCCGCGACGGTGGCTCCCGGAGGCGACGACACATGGCGGCAGGAGCCGGCGACGCACGGCACACCGATGGCGCACGTAGGAGGCGGAGTCGACGTGTGTGAGTTccgcgcgcgagagaggagtGTGTTGTACTTTTTCTGTGATGGCAACGCAAACTTGGACTCTTAAATATAGGCGCAAATGAGGATATATGACAAATTGCTAAATTTGAGAAAGCCATATGGCAAATCATTGGagtgcttttttttaatttaccaGAAAAACATGGATGTGAAGTATGGATAGCAagctcttggagatgctccgAGAACCGCGAACCGCACGCCCTGCCTATACTACTACACAGCGAGTCCACCTCCACCTAGCGTATTGGTTCAGAATTTTTCTGGAATCCGGATCTATTTTCGGAAATAGAACACGTTGCTCGGAattttttcaggatttttcGAAATCAGAACTGAAATCGAATTTTTTTCGAAAACAGAAACGGAGACGATAAGAGTATTATTCATCGGAACGCGAAATCGGTTGAAAACTTTCTGAAAAATTATCCGGAATTTCGAGCAGCAGCCTAGTACCAATTTGGCCCAATGGCCCAACCGGCCCAAACTGAATGTATGTCCTATAATCCTAGCAGTCTCGAACTCGAAGGACCAGAAGCACTCGGCGTCTCGGCCACTCGCCATCAGCTGGAGCCGGCTGCCGCACGACGCCCGTACGTGCAGGCGGAGACGGTGGTagcgccggctgccgccgccgtccagaccgctcgccggcgtcgccgcttGCTTGGCTCCACCCCCTCGACCTCGAGACttgagaggaggagggagagacaAAGAGGTGACGTCAGCACGGCACGGGTCGCGACCCCGACCTCTCCCccaggcggcgcggcgaagccGGCGTCGTCTTCATCGCCTCACCATGCCGCACGCTCGCTCCGATCCGGTAagctcccccccccccaacccaCCTCTCCGGCGGCCTCGACTCACCGTCGGCTCGTGTTAGTCTTTATTTAGGGTTCGTAGCTTTAGATCCGCGTTGATCCTTTGACGATGCTTGAGGGGATGAAGAGATCTGCGGATACCGATTTATTGTGTTCGGGTTTGTTCAGGGGATGATGAGTGTTGTGCAGGCGGTGGAGTCGG from Oryza brachyantha chromosome 12, ObraRS2, whole genome shotgun sequence encodes:
- the LOC102722448 gene encoding E3 ubiquitin-protein ligase PRT1-like isoform X1 translates to MAGKEEEDPMVGKEDHVSIFIDGVMPGTGSDQGAWLLDRWFCCPICLEPAYKPVVLVCGHMICLNCCSESMSIVESSRCCICKANHDHLPRQCGVIGQLISKLSHAEKSVKVSLEDVLCIFCKELLLEPCVLNCGHVYCLTCLPYVDEKEIKCQACGAPHPAKLTVCWNLDYFLKHYFFEEYNLRQQRVSYSGVPEKKTGPSKVQSSRLKHTHVGVGCDDCGVFPIQGRRYSCTECEAPGFDLCDKCFQKGTSTVGRFYQNHTAEHTMQLDDSFLFPKLLSYLDEKRRGEQHQDGSEEEDVVWVHEDEVGVVWDDE
- the LOC102722448 gene encoding E3 ubiquitin-protein ligase PRT1-like isoform X2 encodes the protein MAGKEEEDPMVGKEDHVSIFIDGVMPGTGSDQGAWLLDRWFCCPICLEPAYKPVVLVCGHMICLNCCSESMSIVESSRCCICKANHDHLPRQCGVIGQLISKLSHAEKSVKVSLEDVLCIFCKELLLEPCVLNCGHVYCLTCLPYVDEKEIKCQACGAPHPAKLTVCWNLDYFLKHYFFEEYNLRQQRVSYSVPEKKTGPSKVQSSRLKHTHVGVGCDDCGVFPIQGRRYSCTECEAPGFDLCDKCFQKGTSTVGRFYQNHTAEHTMQLDDSFLFPKLLSYLDEKRRGEQHQDGSEEEDVVWVHEDEVGVVWDDE